A single window of Actinoallomurus bryophytorum DNA harbors:
- a CDS encoding carboxymuconolactone decarboxylase family protein, translating into MTNEAQEGKERLPEHAPRLDLAKLAPEAYKAMVRLDAAARQGIEPALLNLIKIRASQINHCAFCLDMHSKDALAAGESSERIIQLNAWTESRHFYTAREVAAIELTEAITVLTDGFVPDEVYARAASEFDETELAGLIVAITTINAWNRFGVSTRLVPGHYTP; encoded by the coding sequence ATGACGAACGAAGCACAGGAAGGCAAGGAACGCCTCCCGGAGCACGCACCGCGCCTGGACCTGGCGAAGCTCGCCCCCGAGGCGTACAAGGCCATGGTCCGTCTCGACGCGGCCGCGAGGCAGGGCATCGAACCGGCCCTGCTCAACCTGATCAAGATTCGCGCGTCCCAGATCAACCACTGCGCCTTCTGCCTCGACATGCACAGCAAGGACGCGCTGGCGGCCGGAGAGTCGTCCGAGCGGATCATCCAGCTCAACGCATGGACGGAGTCCAGGCACTTCTACACGGCGAGGGAGGTCGCGGCGATCGAGCTGACCGAGGCGATCACCGTGCTCACGGACGGATTCGTCCCGGACGAGGTGTACGCGAGGGCCGCGAGCGAGTTCGACGAGACCGAGCTGGCCGGCCTCATCGTCGCGATCACGACGATCAACGCGTGGAACCGCTTCGGCGTCTCCACCCGGCTGGTCCCCGGGCACTACACGCCCTGA